The segment GCCTGCACCATGCCGGCGGGCATGCCCTCGCCCAGGGTCTTGACCACGGCGATGGTGTCGCCGCCCACGCTGATGAAGTGGCGGTGCTCGATGCGGCGGTTGCTGCCGGCCAACACTTCCTCGCGCTCGTAGCCCAGGCCGCCCGCGTTGTCGGGGTGCAGCAGGAAGACGCGGCGCTGCAGCACGCCGGCGGAGAAGAAGTCTTCGCGCAGGCGTTTGTAGCCGGCGTCGTAGACAAAGGCCACGCTGTTGCTGCCGTAGCTCATCCGTGCGGGATGGTTGAAGGCGGTCCAGTCGTTCTTGCGCTCCTGGGCGCCGCTCACGCGCAGGAGCTGGCCGTTGGCGTCGTACTCGTAGTTGCTGCCGCCCACGGCGCGCACGGCAAAGGGCTGGGCGCTGCCCGAGGCGGGGTAGGCATAGCCGCCCACATCGGTTTTTTCCAGGATGCTGCCCAGGGCGTTGTAGGCCAGGCGCACCTCGCGGTTGGCGCCGCCGGCATCGCTGGAGGACAGCAGGCGGTGCGTGACCAGTCGGTCCAGGCGGTCGTACTCGAACTGGTCCACCACGCCCATCAGCGACTCCTGGCGGCGCAGGATGTTGCCGGCCAGGTCGTATTCGTAGCGGTGGTCCAGCACTTCCGCGCCGCCGCCTGTGCCCGCCTTCAGGGCAAAGGCCTTGCCGGAGATGGGGTCGAAGCGGCGGTCGGTGATGACGCCGTTGCCCAGTTGCGCCTTGAGCAGCTGGCCTCGGGCATTGAACACCGCGTCGCGCGGGAGGGTGTCAATGCGCCAGAAGACGCGGCCGGCGTTGGCGGCGTCGGACACGGCCAGCAAGGTGCCGGGCACGGGGTCTTGCGCGCCCGCATAGCTGTAGCGCACCGTGAGCCCCGTGGGGTAGCGCTGGGCGCTGGCGCGGCCATAGTCATCGAACTCGACGCCGGTGCTGAAGCTGCGGTCGCTCGAGCTCAGGGTGTGCTGCGTGCTGCGGCCCAGGCTGTCGTAGGCATAGCGCATCTGCGAGACGCGTGGCACGGCCGGGTTGGCCGGGTCGGCGCCCGAGATCACCTCGCACAGGCGGTTCAGGCCGCCCGCGCAGGGCTGGCCGCTAGCGTCGCGGTCGTAGTACCAGTTGCTGTTGAGGTCGGGGTTGCGCTTGCTGAGCACGCGCCCGAGCTCGTCGTAGGCCATGGTGGTGCGATTGCCCTTGGCGTCCACCTGGCTGGTGAGTTGCCCCAGGCCGTCGTAGCCGTAGCTCCAGGTGCCGGTGCTCGGGTCGCGCATGCTGAGCTTGAAGCGGGCATGGCCGGGCGAGTAGCTGAGCGTGGTCTGGTTGCCCAGCGCATCCACAGTCTGGATCAGGTTGCCAATGGCGTCATAGGCCTTGGTCAGCGTGGCGCCGTAAACGTCCACGGTCTGCAGCACGCGGCCCTGGGGGTCGCGGTAGCTGGCCGAGCGGCGCTCCTGGCCGTCGGGGCTGGCAAAAGCCGGCAGCACTGATTCCGTGCGCAGGCCCGCGTAGCGGAGCTCCTGGCTGCGCAGCTGCAAGGTGCCGTCGATGGTGTTGCGCCAGTAGCTTTGCTGCTGCGTGGGCCGGTGCAGCCAGTCGAAGCTGGCCACCCATTGGCGGTTTTCATCGATATTGCCGCCGCCCACGGTGACACGGCCCGAAGCATCGCGCCCGAAGATGCCGCTCCAGCCGGCCACCTTGAGGCCCAGCTCGTCGTAGGCGCTGAGCTCCATGACCCAGCGCCCGCTGTAGTCACGCGACTCCTTGGCGACCACGCGGTGCAGGCTGTCGTAGTGCGTGCGCCCCGGCGGCCCCATGGCTTCACCACCGGGCCCAAAGGACTGCTGCTCGATGTAGTAGGCCGAGATGATTCTGGGCCTGACCTGGCTGCTGACCTGCCCCGATGCGTCACGGTTTAGTTGGGAGCGGTAGTCAATGCTCAGCGTGGAGAGCGTGTCGATGTTGAGGCAGGCTTCCAGATCGCCGCCCTGCGCCTTGAGCGCACCCAGGCAGTAAACCCGCTTGGTCTGCACGAAGCCATCGACCTGATTGCCGGCGCCATCTTTGCGCAGGGGGGCCGACTCGCGCACCAGGCGCCCCAGGCCGTCGTACTGCAGCGATGTCACCAGGTGATGTGTGGCCACCGCGGCGTCCACCACCTTGCGCAGGGGCAGCCCTGTGCCGGGATCGTAGGAGGCACTGCTGCGGCTGAGGGCCAGCGCTGGGTTGGCGTCCAGCCCGGGCTTGCCGGCGCGCGCACCGGTCTGGAAGGCGCCGGCCGGATGGCCAGGCTGCGCCGCAAACTCCTGGTAGCTGGCCCTGGGCGCAAAGCTGGCGCCCGCCGGGTTGCAGGAGCTGGTGGTCGTCAGGTCACGGTTGCCATAGGCGTCGTAGCGGTGCTGGTTCAGCACGCAGTCGGCCGAGCCCGGCTCCACCCGCTCCAGCTTGACCTGGCCGGTCACCGCGTCGTACTCGTACTCCACGGTGCGGGTGACCACGGTCTGGGCCCAGGACAGGGTGCCCAAGGTCGTCAGGGCCATCAGCGCCATCAGGCGCTTGAACGGCGCCCAACCGCCCGCTCGGGAGCCCGAGGCAGCAAGGCTCTTGCTGAGATTTGAGCTGGTCATACTAGACAGCGCTTTGTTCGTGTTTTCGTGCTGGCGCATCACCCTCAGTCCTCCAGCAGCAGCTGCAGAATCGCGGCCAGCGCAGCGGGCGAGATCTGGTTAGGCGAGGGCTTCTGCCCCACGGGTGGCAGGGGCGACGACACCAGGCTGGCGCGCGGCGAGGTGCCGGCGTTGGTGCCGGGCACCGCGGCCAGCTGCTGCGCGGCCGAAGGCGCCGTGCTGGTGACCGTGCTGCGGGTCAGACGCCCCAGGGTCCAGGTGGCCAGGTTGTCCTGGCCATAGACGTTGTCGGTCACCTTGCGATAGACCAGCCCAGTGCTCTCGTCACGCGTCTCTTCCTCAAGCCGGGTCACATTGCCATAGAAGTCGATGCTGGTCTTGATTTCTTGCCGCGGCAGGGGGATGCGCTCGCCCGCACTACCGATGTCCCAGCGTTCGGTCACGGTCTTGACCGGCACCCGGACGCGTGGATTGACCGCGGGACTGGTGTCACCCAAGGTGTAGGTTGTGCGCTGGGTCAAGGCGTAGCCGGAGCCCAGGGCATCAAGATTGGGGGCGGCGGCGATATTGCCGAGGATGCGGCCCTGAGCCGTGCCCATCTCACTGCCGGGCACCTGGGACGGCAGGACGCCGATCATGGCGAAGCGCTGCTGGTAGCGCAGCTGCCCCATTTCGCGGTAGTCGCCCTTGATGGAGCTCTCGAAATTGCCCAGGCCTTGGTAGTAGGCGTGGTGCTCGATCGCATTGCTGCCCTCGGTCAGCATCCAACGCTCGGCAAAGCCCTGAGCGCCAAGCTTGGGGCTGTAGCGCAGGTCCTTGTAGTAGTAGCGAGCATTGCCGGTGAGCTTCTGATCCGTACCCTCGCGCCAGGCGCGTGTCTCGAACACCAGTGGCTTGATGGGCAGGGCGATGCGGGAGCCATTGCGCTCAAGATACTTGTTGGGCTCGCCAAAGCCGCTGCGGTAGTAGACCCGGGTGCTGCTGCCCGGAACATAACCAATGCGGGTCTCGGCGCCCACGCCGTCGCTGAAGCGCGTGAGCAGGGGCGGCTGCGGCAGGGGCTGGCCCTCAATGCCGACCATCAAGCCGTGTACCGTGCGCATCGGCGAGTAGCAATGCGTGCCGCCGTTCGGACGCTCCTGGCAGATCTGGCTGCCTTGATCGATCTCCTGCTGCACGGTGGCGCGACACAGGGTGCTCACGCCGGCGCCGAAGACGTCACAAAAGCCGCGGGCGCTGGTGGCCGTGCCGAAGTTGACGTTGTCCAGCACGATGTCACGGTCAACGAACAGGCTGGAGTCCCCCGAGGCCAGGCGGCAGCTCAGTCGGTTGATCGCGTTGTAGTCCTGGCCCTGGGCGGGATGACCGCCGTCAATCGCACGGCAGTAGTCAGGCAGGCCGTCGCCATTGATGTCCACCCACCAGCGCGCCTCCCACCACCCCACATCGGTATCGGTGGTGCCCGTGTCGAAGGCGGACCAGCCCGCGCCCGTGGAGAGGCGGCACATCAGCCGCCGGCCATAGTTGTTCTCGGTGACGCGGCAATAGTCTGTCTTGCCATCGTTGTTGATGTCGATGAAGGCTGCACCTTGGTGCTGGTTCCCGGAGCCCAGGTCCGTGGAGCGCCACTCGCCGCCCGTGAACGGGCCCGAGGCCGAGCCGAGCAGGCAGCGAATCACATTGTTCGCCACAAAGCAGAAATCCTGGTTCCCGTCTCCGTTCACGTCGTAGAAACCGCCGCGGCGGAGATCTTCGATGTCTGAGTCTGGAACTGCGACAACCCAAGCGGGCATGGGTGCAAAGCTGCCGGTACCGGCGAGCGTGCACTCGATGCGATTCGGCTCCCTGCTGCCCTTGAGCAGGGCGCAATACTCGGTGATCCCGTCATTGTTCAGGTCGGCGAACACGAAGTCGGAGCGCTTTTCAACACCGGTTCGCCTGAGCCCAAATATTGCTATGTACTTACCGTGAACGGGGCCAACCGGAGAGTCCACCTCAGGCTGGAAGAAGGGGCCGCGCCGACACTCCACAAAGAAGCCCCCGTCGCGCTCCGACACCTTGCACAGGTCCACCTGCCCGTCGCCGTTCTGGTCGATCCAGCGCAGCCCCTCGGCGACCGTGGCGCCGATCTGGCCGTAGTACTTTGGTGCGTTGTCGAGGCCCTGACCATTCGAGAGGTAGCACGCGATCTGGCTGTTGCCGTTCGGGTCCAGCAAGAGGCAATAGTCGTCCTTGCCGTCGTTGTTGATATCAACCCAAAAACGCCCGTCATTCGGCCCCTCGGGGCCGTTCAGGGAAGGAAGCGTGAAGCTGCTGGCCTGGGCCGCCATCGCAGCACCGCACAACAAGGCGGCGGCGACCAGATTGGAGAAGATCTTGCTGAGCATTCGGATGGACAGAAATTGAACCGGCGTCGCGAGGTGTTTGGCTATCAGGGGCAGAGCTGCTGCCGCGGATAGCGCGGATCCGGCTTCAAGCCGCAGTCGTTCATGTCAATCGGCGGGCGAACAAGGCCGCCGCTGTCGTTGTGGGCGATACCGCGGCCCCAAAGCAGATCGGGGGTGTAGCTGAATGACAAGGGCGGCAGAGCCGTGCCGTCACGACCGCTCTCCTGGATGGTGGCCAGTCGGCTCGAGCGGGTCGCTCGCAAGGCCGCGCCAGTGCTGGCGTCGGTCAAGGCCTCATAACTCAGCTCATAACGGCGAACCAACTGTCCGCGCTCTGCGGCTGATGGCCCGGAGAAGCTCGTGAAGGTGCGAATGCTTTTGAGCCGCTGTCGCTGCTCGGACGACGAACCCGCATGAAAGCTCAGCTGCTTGTCGGGACG is part of the Shinella sp. XGS7 genome and harbors:
- a CDS encoding VCBS repeat-containing protein, which translates into the protein MLSKIFSNLVAAALLCGAAMAAQASSFTLPSLNGPEGPNDGRFWVDINNDGKDDYCLLLDPNGNSQIACYLSNGQGLDNAPKYYGQIGATVAEGLRWIDQNGDGQVDLCKVSERDGGFFVECRRGPFFQPEVDSPVGPVHGKYIAIFGLRRTGVEKRSDFVFADLNNDGITEYCALLKGSREPNRIECTLAGTGSFAPMPAWVVAVPDSDIEDLRRGGFYDVNGDGNQDFCFVANNVIRCLLGSASGPFTGGEWRSTDLGSGNQHQGAAFIDINNDGKTDYCRVTENNYGRRLMCRLSTGAGWSAFDTGTTDTDVGWWEARWWVDINGDGLPDYCRAIDGGHPAQGQDYNAINRLSCRLASGDSSLFVDRDIVLDNVNFGTATSARGFCDVFGAGVSTLCRATVQQEIDQGSQICQERPNGGTHCYSPMRTVHGLMVGIEGQPLPQPPLLTRFSDGVGAETRIGYVPGSSTRVYYRSGFGEPNKYLERNGSRIALPIKPLVFETRAWREGTDQKLTGNARYYYKDLRYSPKLGAQGFAERWMLTEGSNAIEHHAYYQGLGNFESSIKGDYREMGQLRYQQRFAMIGVLPSQVPGSEMGTAQGRILGNIAAAPNLDALGSGYALTQRTTYTLGDTSPAVNPRVRVPVKTVTERWDIGSAGERIPLPRQEIKTSIDFYGNVTRLEEETRDESTGLVYRKVTDNVYGQDNLATWTLGRLTRSTVTSTAPSAAQQLAAVPGTNAGTSPRASLVSSPLPPVGQKPSPNQISPAALAAILQLLLED
- a CDS encoding RHS repeat domain-containing protein yields the protein MALTTLGTLSWAQTVVTRTVEYEYDAVTGQVKLERVEPGSADCVLNQHRYDAYGNRDLTTTSSCNPAGASFAPRASYQEFAAQPGHPAGAFQTGARAGKPGLDANPALALSRSSASYDPGTGLPLRKVVDAAVATHHLVTSLQYDGLGRLVRESAPLRKDGAGNQVDGFVQTKRVYCLGALKAQGGDLEACLNIDTLSTLSIDYRSQLNRDASGQVSSQVRPRIISAYYIEQQSFGPGGEAMGPPGRTHYDSLHRVVAKESRDYSGRWVMELSAYDELGLKVAGWSGIFGRDASGRVTVGGGNIDENRQWVASFDWLHRPTQQQSYWRNTIDGTLQLRSQELRYAGLRTESVLPAFASPDGQERRSASYRDPQGRVLQTVDVYGATLTKAYDAIGNLIQTVDALGNQTTLSYSPGHARFKLSMRDPSTGTWSYGYDGLGQLTSQVDAKGNRTTMAYDELGRVLSKRNPDLNSNWYYDRDASGQPCAGGLNRLCEVISGADPANPAVPRVSQMRYAYDSLGRSTQHTLSSSDRSFSTGVEFDDYGRASAQRYPTGLTVRYSYAGAQDPVPGTLLAVSDAANAGRVFWRIDTLPRDAVFNARGQLLKAQLGNGVITDRRFDPISGKAFALKAGTGGGAEVLDHRYEYDLAGNILRRQESLMGVVDQFEYDRLDRLVTHRLLSSSDAGGANREVRLAYNALGSILEKTDVGGYAYPASGSAQPFAVRAVGGSNYEYDANGQLLRVSGAQERKNDWTAFNHPARMSYGSNSVAFVYDAGYKRLREDFFSAGVLQRRVFLLHPDNAGGLGYEREEVLAGSNRRIEHRHFISVGGDTIAVVKTLGEGMPAGMVQADPALTNYWHKDALGSIVAVSNASGQVLERALFDPWGRRQSAAGAALDLTAGPAHGDRGFTGHEHLDELGLVHMNGRLYDPLLARFVSADPHIQDPDRLQGYNRYSYVWNNPLIYTDPTGELVWWAIPAFVSGLVMAHEGNKYWRLVGNIMMMAALSGPAPGQGVGLVEAGLNITNKTAIVAIAAGTATAVSPGASFESVLQSMVFAAAFQQVGASGLKSGGLLAAHALIGCIQGAVSGGRCGPSAMAAFAGKAFTESGIGQGIDNPVAKGMIAAIAGGTASVIGGGKFANGAVQAGFGYLFNSLTRPANTYEAGVRQAILRGDVTELQTLLGNGTLSAQDALIAQRALAAMQSVGTENSALLAGRYGVDWVNKVGHIFEGVHQGPIGNALLSKFGSPIEAMAQVQRALEVAKPSTGMFSNTFTTTVNVQGIAVQVRGALVDGAYKIGTILKW